The Leptospira sp. WS39.C2 genome contains a region encoding:
- a CDS encoding glucose-6-phosphate isomerase: protein MSNLKISDRFVKPFLNQSNFTSELERAENARQTLLNRTGLGNEFLGWVDLPNQIKSEDLQSIRKAAETIQSHSQYLVVVGIGGSYLGARAVIEALTPEFSSPETQKKSVKILYAGHHLDADYHFRLLAFLEGKEFSVNVISKSGTTTEPAIAFRLLLSLLERKYGKDNIKNRVFATTDKSKGALKHLADEYGFPTFIIPDDVGGRYSVFTPVGLLPIAAAGFSINKLIDGAKQMESELKSTTSQGGNLACLYAAIRNSLYTLGKTTEIFVSYNPSLSYLTEWWKQLFGESEGKNGKGIYPASVQFTTDLHSMGQYIQDGERKLMETVIKIETPKQDVYLTEKTNDNDGLNYLAEKKLSEVNQSAILGTLIAHKDGGVPCLEFTLPAINEEILGELMYFYEFACAISGYMLGVNPFDQPGVEDYKNNMFALLGKKGYEKKKDEILSHLGSI, encoded by the coding sequence ATGTCGAATCTAAAAATTTCGGATCGGTTTGTGAAACCCTTTCTTAACCAATCCAATTTCACTAGTGAGTTAGAAAGAGCAGAAAACGCCAGACAAACTCTATTGAATCGCACCGGATTAGGTAATGAATTTTTAGGTTGGGTAGACCTACCTAATCAAATCAAATCTGAAGATTTGCAATCCATCCGAAAAGCAGCCGAAACTATCCAATCTCATTCACAATACTTAGTGGTTGTTGGAATTGGCGGAAGTTATTTGGGTGCAAGAGCAGTTATAGAAGCACTCACACCTGAATTTAGTAGTCCAGAAACGCAAAAAAAATCGGTAAAAATTTTGTATGCCGGCCATCATTTAGATGCCGATTACCATTTTCGTTTGTTAGCATTTCTGGAAGGAAAAGAGTTTTCCGTAAACGTGATTTCAAAGTCCGGAACTACTACTGAACCAGCAATCGCCTTTCGCCTGTTACTTTCTTTATTAGAAAGAAAATATGGAAAGGATAATATTAAAAATAGGGTATTTGCGACGACTGACAAATCTAAAGGTGCTTTGAAACATTTAGCAGACGAATATGGATTTCCTACTTTCATCATACCAGATGATGTCGGAGGCAGGTATTCTGTATTCACTCCCGTAGGTCTATTGCCAATCGCTGCAGCAGGTTTTAGTATCAACAAATTGATTGATGGTGCAAAACAAATGGAATCTGAATTGAAATCAACTACTTCCCAAGGTGGAAATTTGGCATGTTTATATGCCGCGATTCGAAACTCTTTATACACTTTGGGAAAAACTACAGAAATTTTTGTTTCGTACAATCCTTCTTTAAGTTATTTAACTGAATGGTGGAAACAGCTGTTTGGTGAAAGTGAAGGAAAAAACGGGAAAGGAATTTATCCTGCTTCCGTACAATTCACTACCGATTTACACTCTATGGGTCAATATATCCAAGATGGTGAACGTAAGTTAATGGAAACGGTAATTAAGATAGAAACACCAAAACAAGATGTTTACCTCACAGAAAAAACAAATGATAATGATGGTTTAAATTATCTTGCAGAAAAAAAACTTTCCGAAGTGAATCAAAGCGCTATCTTAGGAACATTAATTGCTCATAAAGATGGTGGCGTTCCATGTCTAGAATTCACTCTTCCTGCAATCAATGAAGAAATATTGGGTGAACTTATGTATTTTTATGAATTTGCCTGTGCTATCTCTGGTTATATGTTAGGTGTAAATCCATTTGACCAACCAGGAGTCGAAGATTACAAAAACAATATGTTTGCATTATTAGGCAAAAAAGGATATGAAAAGAAAAAAGATGAAATTTTAAGTCATCTTGGATCTATTTAA
- a CDS encoding NTP transferase domain-containing protein, which translates to MNAFVLAAGFGKRMGSLTKNTPKPLLQIQSITLLDYSLYLLNLWNIQKIWVNAHYLSEQIINHFKSFENAQIEVVVEKEKILGTAGGIRTALPDNLSSEPMLIINPDTIFFPDQNFSPKTSLANNSKIHLYLLPSPEGQNYTKISIGKNQKLEFGIGNLYYIGLAVINPFCLIELEKNQYFDLSDIFKECAIRGEITGEIFSGTVLDLGTKELWDSYQTKDIFGENLNNIKTFLNRSKMT; encoded by the coding sequence ATGAATGCTTTCGTTCTTGCTGCTGGATTTGGAAAACGAATGGGTTCACTCACAAAAAACACTCCGAAACCACTCCTTCAAATCCAATCGATCACTTTATTAGATTATTCATTGTATTTGTTAAATCTTTGGAACATTCAGAAAATATGGGTCAATGCACATTATCTCAGTGAACAAATCATAAACCATTTTAAATCATTTGAAAATGCCCAAATTGAAGTTGTGGTTGAAAAAGAAAAGATTTTAGGTACGGCAGGTGGCATCCGAACCGCCTTACCAGACAACCTTTCTTCGGAACCAATGTTAATCATCAATCCAGATACAATATTTTTTCCAGATCAAAATTTCTCGCCTAAAACAAGTTTAGCGAATAACTCAAAAATCCATTTATATTTATTACCCTCACCAGAAGGGCAAAATTATACAAAAATTTCGATTGGTAAGAATCAAAAATTGGAATTTGGCATTGGAAATCTATACTACATAGGCCTTGCTGTAATAAATCCATTCTGTCTTATTGAATTGGAAAAAAATCAATACTTTGATTTGTCTGATATTTTTAAAGAATGTGCAATTCGAGGTGAAATTACCGGAGAAATTTTCTCCGGCACTGTTTTAGATTTAGGAACAAAAGAACTTTGGGATTCTTATCAAACAAAGGATATTTTTGGTGAAAATTTAAATAATATCAAAACTTTCTTAAATAGATCCAAGATGACTTAA
- a CDS encoding phosphotransferase — MYPGINENQIEFIHTRYGKNCNILPLQEEASSRRYFLIQTSKNKEEVVCLDETVNDDFVKLSLFLDQNNIPVPKIFDTNDALGIICMSYEGKLDYSSYQLSNYLDQFPKLIDLILKIQTLDPPDFVKNRKFDTEKLSFETNLTLEKFTSFKEIFQIKTNISNEARAFIDETVGYLDKYSINVFTHRDFHCRNLLRSSNSGYVLIDYQDARMGVPQYDLVSILYDAYYPLPREFRMNMLKYFQGKNIDQSKKFKDTFYLQALQRSFKALGTYFRMVVDHNKDKFKPSILSCLNQLEEIIQLGMFPDSLYIFVRSLREELILHKDFRNL; from the coding sequence GTGTACCCTGGAATCAACGAAAATCAAATTGAATTTATCCATACTCGTTACGGAAAAAACTGTAACATCTTACCTTTACAAGAAGAAGCATCAAGTCGAAGATACTTTCTTATACAAACATCTAAAAACAAAGAGGAAGTTGTTTGTTTAGACGAAACTGTAAATGATGATTTTGTCAAACTCAGCTTATTCCTTGATCAAAATAATATTCCAGTTCCCAAAATATTTGATACAAACGATGCATTAGGAATCATCTGTATGTCCTATGAAGGAAAGTTGGACTATAGTTCGTACCAACTCTCAAATTATCTCGACCAATTTCCAAAATTAATCGATTTGATTTTAAAAATACAAACATTGGACCCACCTGATTTTGTTAAAAATAGAAAATTTGATACAGAAAAACTAAGTTTTGAAACCAATCTCACACTCGAAAAATTTACATCATTTAAAGAAATTTTCCAAATCAAAACAAATATTTCCAATGAAGCTCGAGCCTTTATTGATGAAACAGTAGGATATCTAGACAAATACTCAATTAATGTTTTTACGCACAGGGATTTTCATTGTCGAAATTTACTAAGGTCATCTAATTCTGGTTATGTTTTAATTGATTATCAAGATGCGCGAATGGGAGTTCCACAATATGATTTGGTTTCAATTTTATATGATGCCTATTATCCACTTCCACGTGAATTTAGGATGAATATGTTAAAATATTTCCAAGGAAAAAACATTGACCAATCTAAAAAATTTAAGGATACATTTTATCTCCAAGCTCTTCAAAGATCATTCAAAGCACTGGGAACTTATTTTCGCATGGTTGTTGATCATAATAAAGATAAATTCAAACCTTCTATTCTTTCTTGTTTGAACCAATTGGAAGAAATCATTCAACTTGGTATGTTTCCCGATTCATTATATATTTTCGTAAGGAGTCTGAGAGAGGAATTAATTTTACATAAGGACTTTAGGAATTTATGA
- a CDS encoding response regulator, which produces MDKILIIDDEEDIRIALKRVLSREGYQIELSESASEAVHKIESGESFSLVISDILMSGMSGIDFTKFIAEKNINLPVILITGNPNLSSAEAAIRYHAYEYISKPVDRTQLLSVVKRALEVKNQKDSDLEKLMLSEKLEKALRTQNLDLNRQNAAILNATSDAVITINHKLIIVSANKASFDMFRFQSPLDLIGQNVRILFTENKMQKYMNQVSKVLEQEPNKSTLQLSDVTLQRSDTSTFLADIAICSYSLDGDSYYTGVIRDVTQKKLMVEQLIHSERRAFLSVVAASIGHEINNSLTAIQGFVEMASRENADLMLKDRALKVTLNQTEKLRALTSNLLQLGKSVKSNTEKTEILDLNSEISSVLQVFKETAKLKYCQIKRENSEIQIPIRMNSDQFALLLSNILLNAADATNNIGTIEIITYVEKKNAHLIITDDGEGMTQETLEKIYEPYFTTKELGKGTGLGMFVVKQIVDNFEIQLQIDSTIGNGSKFHFIFPEVFES; this is translated from the coding sequence ATGGATAAAATTTTAATTATCGATGATGAGGAAGATATACGTATCGCTTTAAAACGTGTATTATCACGAGAAGGATACCAAATCGAACTTTCGGAATCAGCATCAGAAGCAGTACATAAAATTGAATCCGGTGAATCCTTTTCTCTAGTAATCTCTGATATTTTAATGTCTGGAATGTCTGGGATTGATTTTACCAAATTTATAGCAGAAAAAAATATTAATTTACCAGTTATATTGATAACAGGAAACCCCAACTTATCTTCGGCAGAAGCAGCTATACGTTACCATGCTTATGAATATATTTCAAAACCTGTTGATAGAACACAACTTCTCTCCGTCGTTAAACGTGCATTAGAAGTTAAAAACCAAAAAGATTCGGATTTAGAAAAACTAATGTTGTCCGAAAAATTGGAAAAAGCTCTTAGAACACAAAATTTAGACTTAAACAGACAAAATGCTGCCATTCTTAATGCAACATCAGATGCAGTTATCACCATCAATCATAAATTAATTATTGTTTCTGCTAACAAAGCAAGTTTTGATATGTTTCGATTTCAATCTCCCCTCGATTTAATCGGACAAAATGTACGTATTTTATTTACTGAAAATAAAATGCAAAAATACATGAATCAAGTTTCAAAGGTATTGGAACAAGAACCTAATAAATCCACTCTCCAACTTTCCGATGTTACTTTGCAAAGATCTGATACTTCAACGTTTCTTGCTGATATTGCCATTTGTTCTTACAGTTTAGATGGAGATTCTTATTATACAGGTGTGATTCGTGACGTTACCCAAAAAAAATTGATGGTGGAACAACTTATCCATTCCGAAAGAAGGGCCTTTTTATCTGTTGTAGCTGCAAGTATTGGTCATGAAATCAACAATTCATTAACGGCAATCCAGGGTTTTGTGGAAATGGCATCTCGAGAAAATGCAGATTTAATGTTAAAAGATCGAGCCTTAAAAGTTACTTTGAACCAAACAGAGAAGTTAAGAGCTTTAACTTCTAACTTATTACAATTGGGAAAATCTGTTAAGTCTAATACCGAAAAAACAGAAATCCTAGATTTGAATTCTGAAATTTCTTCCGTATTACAAGTCTTCAAAGAAACTGCAAAATTAAAATACTGTCAAATCAAACGAGAAAACTCGGAAATACAAATTCCTATCCGAATGAATTCTGACCAGTTTGCACTTTTACTTTCAAATATATTATTAAACGCTGCAGATGCTACAAATAATATTGGAACTATCGAAATCATCACTTACGTTGAGAAAAAGAATGCTCATCTAATCATAACTGACGATGGTGAAGGAATGACACAAGAAACGTTAGAAAAAATATATGAACCTTATTTTACAACAAAAGAGTTAGGAAAAGGAACTGGCTTGGGAATGTTTGTAGTAAAACAAATAGTGGATAATTTTGAAATTCAGCTACAAATTGATTCAACAATTGGAAATGGTTCCAAATTTCATTTTATTTTTCCCGAGGTTTTCGAATCTTAG
- a CDS encoding ATP-binding protein: MLDTKIRNLSQLLSHSSNPYLFVDLKSQKIIDYNEQIKTLLAIEEPLPCSMDLVFADSFKLITYIRENPNQKDFFNVSIHNPKHKNLSISIQFFSLSEFFDKNDGFEIYVLYFQWEQIASEGTTLHGENSEIPFLRTDSFGNILFANNRFLDFFTLSLEQIRKKSVFEILSLPEPTKSELLKQNLKYDIEIRSGFGGKQKFQLQSFLTPTLLTNSNDITILLLDLSTLQNAEETIKYGEEKLKTFFATINNGFVIVNQDAIILEVAPIFKFLLFQLLAFEVGDNIFDYFELEQKTKLVDVLKDSIETQTTQRAEFDYTLIGEEKTFEIKFIPVRRLNPNDKKVMLVFSDITETKRLDRQLIESMKFASIGEIAAGLAHEINNPLQSALLYLEDLITVDETDPNERKNILQKIEAANLRIRDLVKALLDLGRMESPNRDFVSPYYILVRTSELVEVSCRKKNIQFTRHAGPNLPGIFVRWQEIEQVLINCVVNAINALSEMEIPREKSKIELGIDFVRSQKKDWVVFSVEDNGPGIDDETLEKVFLPLFTTRRNKQGTGLGLSISKKIIAEHGGEIYIKTKNGAGTKVEIFLPAHTDENG; encoded by the coding sequence ATGTTAGATACAAAAATTCGCAACTTATCGCAGCTACTTTCCCATTCCTCGAATCCTTATCTTTTCGTCGATCTTAAATCCCAAAAGATCATAGATTACAATGAACAAATCAAAACTCTATTAGCTATTGAAGAACCTCTTCCTTGTTCTATGGATCTTGTATTTGCAGATAGTTTTAAATTAATCACTTACATTCGGGAAAATCCAAATCAAAAGGATTTTTTCAATGTATCCATTCATAATCCCAAACATAAAAATTTATCCATTAGTATTCAGTTTTTTTCTCTATCCGAATTTTTTGATAAAAACGATGGTTTTGAAATTTATGTTTTGTACTTTCAATGGGAACAAATTGCGAGCGAAGGAACCACATTACATGGTGAAAATTCAGAAATTCCATTTTTAAGAACAGATTCGTTTGGAAACATATTGTTTGCTAACAATCGATTTTTAGATTTTTTTACTCTTTCGTTAGAGCAAATCCGAAAAAAATCAGTATTTGAAATTCTATCTCTACCTGAACCAACAAAATCAGAATTGTTAAAACAAAATTTAAAGTATGATATTGAAATTCGTTCCGGATTCGGAGGGAAACAAAAGTTTCAATTACAAAGTTTTTTAACACCAACGCTTCTAACAAACTCAAATGATATTACAATTTTACTTTTAGATTTATCAACATTACAAAATGCAGAAGAAACCATCAAATATGGTGAAGAAAAATTAAAAACATTTTTTGCAACTATCAATAATGGATTCGTTATTGTTAACCAAGATGCTATCATTTTAGAAGTAGCACCCATCTTTAAGTTTTTATTATTTCAACTTTTAGCTTTTGAAGTGGGAGATAATATTTTCGATTATTTTGAATTAGAACAAAAAACTAAACTAGTAGATGTTTTAAAAGATTCAATTGAAACTCAAACTACTCAAAGAGCAGAATTTGATTATACATTAATCGGTGAAGAAAAAACTTTTGAAATCAAATTCATTCCAGTTCGAAGGCTTAACCCTAATGACAAAAAAGTGATGTTAGTTTTTTCGGATATCACAGAAACAAAACGTTTGGATCGTCAACTCATCGAATCAATGAAATTTGCTAGTATCGGTGAAATTGCCGCAGGACTTGCCCATGAGATCAATAATCCTCTACAAAGTGCCCTATTGTACTTAGAAGATTTGATAACTGTTGACGAAACAGATCCAAATGAAAGGAAAAACATTCTTCAAAAAATTGAGGCTGCCAATTTAAGAATCCGCGATTTAGTAAAAGCATTACTTGACTTAGGACGGATGGAAAGTCCAAATCGAGATTTTGTTTCGCCTTATTATATTTTGGTGAGAACAAGTGAGTTAGTCGAAGTCAGTTGTCGTAAAAAAAACATCCAATTTACAAGGCATGCTGGTCCGAACTTACCTGGTATTTTTGTACGCTGGCAAGAAATTGAACAGGTGTTGATCAATTGTGTAGTAAATGCGATTAATGCTTTATCGGAAATGGAAATTCCAAGAGAGAAATCAAAAATAGAGTTGGGAATCGATTTTGTTAGGAGTCAAAAAAAAGACTGGGTAGTTTTTTCGGTGGAAGACAATGGACCAGGAATTGATGATGAAACATTAGAAAAGGTTTTTTTACCATTATTTACAACTCGGCGTAACAAACAAGGAACTGGATTGGGATTATCGATCTCTAAAAAAATCATCGCAGAACATGGCGGTGAGATTTATATCAAAACAAAAAATGGAGCGGGAACAAAGGTAGAAATTTTCCTTCCTGCTCATACGGACGAAAATGGATAA
- a CDS encoding alpha/beta fold hydrolase, protein MFKLFYRSLYRNYQSQRRKSMKNMGGIPSYVNLGGHKIFYWKFGNGNQKPIVFFHGLLDESFGFRRVVKELLNDGYPLYVFDLPGYGKSKLPLVKYLYQIDVWAELLLECLEKLNLDHISLVGHSMGGLVSQHLVLNDRKHRVDKLILLAPGGIQHPDREKMRKILFPKSERQVVLLLRYLYGEEFPEPGYLFRHTLVTIWNDKPNEYLQENTLRREEEIFFGSKMKGIKIPTLILAGAEDEITPPFMMNQMKSYIKKSKLVWIPKIRHAIHLEKPDVVAKNIREFYNS, encoded by the coding sequence ATGTTTAAACTTTTTTACCGAAGCCTTTATCGAAATTATCAGTCCCAGAGACGTAAATCAATGAAAAATATGGGTGGAATTCCCTCTTATGTCAACTTAGGAGGACACAAAATTTTTTATTGGAAGTTTGGAAATGGGAATCAAAAACCTATCGTTTTTTTTCATGGTTTACTCGACGAAAGTTTTGGTTTTCGGCGAGTCGTTAAAGAACTGTTAAATGATGGATATCCATTGTATGTATTCGATTTGCCTGGATATGGTAAAAGTAAATTACCACTTGTGAAATATCTTTATCAAATCGATGTTTGGGCCGAGTTACTCCTCGAGTGTTTGGAAAAACTCAATTTGGATCATATTTCTCTTGTTGGCCATTCTATGGGGGGACTAGTATCCCAACATTTAGTCCTAAATGATCGAAAACATCGTGTGGACAAATTAATCCTTCTTGCACCAGGTGGAATCCAACACCCTGACCGCGAAAAAATGCGAAAGATCCTTTTTCCTAAATCGGAAAGACAGGTTGTTTTACTTTTGAGATATTTATACGGAGAGGAATTTCCCGAACCTGGCTATCTTTTCCGTCACACATTGGTTACGATTTGGAACGATAAACCAAATGAATATTTACAAGAGAATACTTTAAGAAGGGAAGAAGAGATATTTTTTGGATCCAAAATGAAGGGAATCAAAATACCTACTTTGATCCTAGCAGGTGCAGAGGATGAAATCACTCCTCCATTTATGATGAATCAAATGAAATCCTATATTAAAAAAAGTAAATTGGTTTGGATCCCAAAAATACGACATGCCATACATTTGGAAAAACCAGATGTTGTGGCTAAGAATATTAGAGAATTCTATAATTCTTAA
- a CDS encoding ferredoxin, protein MADKSIKQPENVPGKYYVDQTCVPCNDCVKEAPDLLEYNTDETHIFFKKQPTTPLEEKQAKAAMAMCPVDAIGDDGE, encoded by the coding sequence ATGGCAGATAAAAGTATCAAACAACCCGAGAATGTACCAGGAAAATACTATGTCGACCAGACTTGTGTTCCCTGTAACGATTGTGTCAAAGAAGCTCCAGACCTCTTAGAATACAATACGGACGAAACGCACATTTTCTTCAAAAAACAACCAACCACTCCTTTAGAGGAAAAACAAGCAAAAGCCGCAATGGCAATGTGTCCAGTTGATGCAATCGGCGATGATGGAGAGTAA
- a CDS encoding response regulator — MTKKNILIVEDEPFLGLNIKQKIESFGFHVIAVVPSGDEAFQIVSEKVPDLILMDINLEGSLDGIETAESLRNQFSVPVLFLTGFLDETSKQRINQNPSYAYLMKPFSTDQLKEAVTGFMI, encoded by the coding sequence ATGACGAAAAAGAACATCCTCATCGTAGAGGATGAACCATTCCTCGGACTCAATATCAAACAGAAAATCGAATCATTTGGTTTTCATGTGATAGCTGTTGTTCCTTCGGGGGATGAGGCATTCCAAATTGTTTCTGAAAAGGTGCCAGATCTGATTCTAATGGATATCAATTTAGAAGGATCTCTCGATGGCATTGAAACAGCAGAGTCATTGCGAAACCAATTCTCCGTACCTGTTTTATTTTTAACGGGATTTTTGGATGAAACTTCGAAACAGCGGATCAATCAAAACCCTTCGTATGCATATCTGATGAAACCATTTTCAACAGACCAATTAAAAGAAGCCGTAACTGGCTTTATGATTTAA
- a CDS encoding TlyA family RNA methyltransferase: MQKEKIRLDEYLVREGYAKDHKFAQSLILSGSVLVNDVIVSKVGTRVSAKDKIRTKEKIKSYVSRGAYKLLGAFENWKNTNVEGKTCIDLGASTGGFCQVLLEKGASKLYAVDVGYGQLAQKIANDPRVTVFDRTHLKELPSLTLEPLTNQTWITMDLSFISLVPVFSFLLPLFQKYPKIHWYGISLFKPQFEVHPSKLEKGVLIDSQLIGYAIRKVWHKIKQSDPKIRFVGLMESPIQGADGNREFLIRWERYGGD; encoded by the coding sequence TTGCAGAAAGAAAAAATTAGACTCGATGAATATCTCGTTCGCGAAGGTTATGCGAAGGATCATAAATTTGCACAATCCTTAATTCTTTCTGGTTCTGTTCTAGTAAATGATGTTATTGTTTCCAAAGTGGGAACACGCGTATCTGCAAAAGATAAAATTCGAACCAAAGAAAAAATTAAATCATACGTCTCAAGAGGGGCATATAAACTTTTAGGAGCATTTGAAAATTGGAAAAACACAAATGTGGAAGGGAAAACCTGTATCGATTTGGGTGCTTCCACTGGAGGCTTTTGCCAAGTCTTACTCGAAAAAGGAGCATCAAAATTATATGCAGTTGATGTTGGATATGGACAATTGGCTCAAAAAATTGCCAATGACCCTAGAGTGACAGTTTTTGATCGAACCCACTTAAAAGAATTACCATCATTAACCCTTGAACCACTCACAAACCAAACTTGGATTACGATGGATCTAAGTTTCATTTCGCTTGTCCCAGTTTTTTCGTTTTTACTCCCTCTGTTTCAGAAATACCCAAAAATCCATTGGTATGGTATATCACTTTTTAAACCACAATTTGAGGTACACCCTTCCAAATTGGAAAAAGGTGTATTGATTGATTCGCAATTGATTGGTTATGCGATTCGAAAGGTTTGGCATAAAATTAAACAATCTGATCCGAAAATTAGATTTGTTGGTCTAATGGAATCTCCTATTCAAGGAGCGGATGGAAATCGCGAGTTTTTGATTCGTTGGGAAAGATACGGTGGTGATTAA
- a CDS encoding polyprenyl synthetase family protein has product MSKSFPEILQNSKQLFDTFFDSYTPKLFSPKTRITEACLYSLQAGGKRVRPIFVINSFFEPNKIPQKIDLSNHSVLIASLAVECIHTYSLIHDDLPAMDDDDTRRGKPTCHKQFDEATAILAGDTLNSLSFYLLSLVEPTDGHLIRDLIHILHRGAGITGMILGQMEDIEEEKNPRIANRESKLHSIHEKKTGALIESSFLLGNRLRPDWSEREAVLSRYAKEIGLLFQITDDILDVEGNLEELGKTPGKDAKVGKLTYPSLYGMEKSKSLRAESLNKAITIAKELPSLDHEFFIGLPKYIAERKN; this is encoded by the coding sequence GTGTCAAAATCCTTCCCTGAAATCTTACAGAACTCAAAACAACTTTTTGATACATTTTTTGATTCCTATACTCCTAAACTATTTTCACCAAAAACTCGCATAACAGAAGCATGTTTGTATAGTTTACAAGCTGGTGGAAAAAGAGTACGGCCAATATTTGTAATCAATTCATTTTTTGAGCCAAATAAAATTCCACAAAAAATAGATCTCTCAAATCATTCAGTTCTGATTGCCTCATTGGCTGTAGAATGCATCCATACTTATTCTCTGATACACGATGACTTACCTGCTATGGACGATGATGACACTCGTCGAGGAAAACCAACTTGTCATAAACAATTTGATGAAGCGACTGCAATTCTTGCAGGAGATACACTCAATTCCCTCAGCTTTTATTTATTGTCTCTTGTAGAACCTACCGATGGACATCTCATTCGTGACCTAATCCATATCTTACACCGAGGTGCCGGAATCACTGGAATGATCCTTGGTCAAATGGAAGACATCGAAGAAGAAAAAAATCCAAGGATCGCGAACCGCGAATCTAAACTCCATTCCATCCATGAAAAAAAGACAGGTGCCCTCATTGAATCTTCCTTTTTATTAGGGAACCGATTACGTCCTGATTGGTCAGAACGAGAGGCCGTACTTTCTCGCTATGCGAAAGAGATTGGACTTTTGTTTCAAATCACAGATGATATCCTCGATGTAGAAGGGAATTTGGAAGAACTTGGAAAAACCCCAGGGAAAGATGCAAAAGTTGGAAAATTGACCTACCCAAGTTTATACGGGATGGAAAAATCCAAATCTCTCAGAGCTGAATCTCTCAACAAAGCCATCACAATTGCCAAAGAACTTCCTTCTTTGGATCATGAATTCTTTATTGGATTACCGAAATACATTGCAGAAAGAAAAAATTAG
- a CDS encoding nucleoside-diphosphate kinase — protein MERTFIMLKPDAVKNKHIGDILQRIEKEGFKILGMKFLKLSLEDAKQFYAVHAARPFYNDLCTYMASGPIVACALERDNAVAHWRDVIGATDPKEAKAGTIRALFAESKEANAVHGSDSVANALQEIAFFFKGYELN, from the coding sequence ATGGAAAGAACTTTTATCATGCTTAAACCCGATGCAGTGAAAAACAAACACATCGGTGACATCCTTCAAAGAATCGAAAAAGAAGGATTTAAAATCCTAGGAATGAAATTCCTAAAACTCAGCCTCGAAGACGCAAAACAATTTTACGCAGTCCATGCGGCTCGTCCTTTTTACAACGACCTTTGCACTTATATGGCATCTGGTCCAATCGTTGCTTGTGCACTAGAACGTGACAATGCAGTTGCACATTGGAGAGATGTAATTGGTGCTACTGACCCTAAAGAAGCAAAAGCAGGAACAATCCGTGCATTATTTGCGGAAAGCAAAGAAGCAAATGCGGTTCACGGTTCTGACTCAGTTGCAAACGCATTACAAGAAATTGCGTTTTTCTTTAAAGGTTACGAACTTAACTAA